The DNA region CACCTGACGCAAGGCCCTTTTGACCACGCCCCCGTGGACCTTCTCCTGATTGGCAATGGCATTGAATTTCCCACCTAAGCCGCGATACCCAGCCCTATCCAGCTCCACAGCCAGCTTGCGATACATGACCACGCCTTCAGCCTCGTCCTTGGCCGCTGCTCTGAGAATCTTGCACGCCCTGGTCTTTGAACCTGTCATCATTTCACGTTTCCAACCTTAAACCCCTCACTCTTCAGCCATTGGAGGATTTCTTTTGCTCCCTCCACAGTCTTGATTGGGTTCTCCATATGCGAACGAGGTTCGAGGTAGTATTTTTCATTCCACCTAGTGTTCATATCGTTGTCGAGCTTCTCATCCGCGATGCCGAACGTCAGGGCAGTGTGGTGGTCTGGGTGCTGAATGAACTCAATTGTGGAGCGCTTCTTGCCTTTAGAGATTTGACAATCAACATCATACCCCATCATCAAGGCCTCCTCGATGCCAGCAAGACAAGTTTTATGTTTTTTTACCATATGCTCATCTCCTTCTGCCCCCCAGCCCGAACCTGGCGAAGAGGATGGTGCCCAACAATACACCGGCGATGACCGCGACCGTCCCCGGAGATAGGCCTTCACTCCCAACTTCTACACTGGGTGGGGGCCAGGTCTTGGATGGGATGGGTCCATACACACCGTATCTATCAACCTCGTACTGAGCATAGACTCCCTGGGGGGCGCATGTTTGGCAGGCCATGGATATACCACTAAGGTGTATGGAAATAAAAGAGCTTAAAGTGTTTGATGCTCAGGGCGAGAACCCGTCACCATTGAGGGAGTAGCTGGAGAATGTGGAGCAGCTATTGCCAGAGTCCTGCCCCGTGGGGGCGCTCCTGGAATATGTGATGCACCCGCTCTTGACGTCATCGTTGATGTTGTTGGTGACCGAATGGAAATGAGGTGAAAGAGGTTTAATACTTCTCTATGAGGTCACTACCTGCCCGCTGGCATCAGCAACATTGGGAGAGCAGCCACTGAACGTGCAGGACCTTACCGAAGACACCACGCTGTTGTATGTCTGACTGGTACCGGTGAACCTTATGCCGTCCATGCCCGAGACAACTGTAGTGAATGAACAGCTCGTGAAGGTGCATCCCCGGCCATAATTGGTGGTGGTGTTGTTGCCGTTGACCAATATGACCGCGTAGTTCTCTGCTGCGGAGTCCGTAGCGGGTGCGGTCCCGGTCGAGTTGAACACGCAGTTGCTAAAGGTTGTGAGCGGCCCATTGACCGTTGCCAACAAACCTCTGCCATTGAAATGGCAACCATTGAACTCATTACCCGAGGAGGGGTTAAAGCCACTGACACCCCACACCGACATGCATCGGCTGGCTATGGTCGCTCCGGTGATGTTTAGGAACATGCCGTTAGGGTGGCTGGTAAACGTGCAGTTCCTGGCCTCGTTGTTATATCCGGGCTCCCAGTTAAAGCACACCATGGTGCAGTTACTGACGGTGCAGTTCTCGATGAGGTTGTCATGAGCCATGTTGGCCCCGCTGAAATTACCCACACCACCAGCAAAGCCGTTGCCATACCCTCGTGCGGTTGTGCTCGTGCCTACGCCGTTGACTGTCACATTGAGGATATGGTTGCCACTGCAATTCCAGAACTCTACACCATAGTAGCATGGGATGTCGTGGATGTTGATGTTATAGACATTGCAGTTGCTCGCCTCCCAAAGCCTAATGCCCGCGACAGCGTTCGCTCCGGTACCGCCAGACGTCCAGGTGAATGGTCTGGTACCAGCCATGCCATCTAGCTCTAGGTCTCCGAAGTACACGCCCGATGACAGATTGACCATCGCGTTGGCCCCGGAGCCTGCTGCTGTGGCTATGCCTGCATTGAACAATCGGGTCACGGTCATACCTGCACCCTGGATATTGCGTGTCCCGTTCAGAGTGGCGGTCAGACCGAAAGCTCCAGCACCTATACCTACCCAACCTGTGGATGAAGTATTGTTTACGGCTGCGGCTATCGCAGCATTAGCTGATGTACCCGAGTAGAACAGGAAGTTGTCAGAGACCCTTCTCGCAGTGAAAGTGGAGCCACTCACCGAGACAATGGTTTCATAGGTTGTGCCCTGTCCCTCAGTTACGTTGATGGATATTGGAGCGGACCATGTATGCTCGAAAGTAGTGTTGAGCCAGTCCCAACGCACGCGACACGTCCAAGCTCCGAGCACATCCGGGTGGAAGATGACCGAGCACACGCCGGACGAGGTAGTGCACTCGCCCACATGGACGGCACTGCCATCTGGTGGAGTGAACTCAAAGTGCAGGCCGGTCGGGCCAGGATTGCGATAGGTAGCTCCGCCGTCATCGGACACCTGGAAGTGCATGGTGTACTGTGTATCAGCGTTCAGACCGGCCTCGGCTGGAGCGGTCACCCATTCATACCTGACGGGGTTGCCCTCGACCGGTTCCTCATCACCTCCACCAGTATCTTCCCTCGCCCCGTAGTCCCCGTCCGTCAGGGGGCTGGTCAGCATGGTGTTGCCGCTGACCGTGTCGGTGCTGCCTGTGCCATAGACACACTCTCCGGCCCCTATGTTGTAGCAAAAGTTGTTCTCGATGGTGCTGTAGGTACAACCAACATTGTGTATGGCGTGAGAGTAGAACGCTGAGTGGTTGTAGATGTCATGGCTGTAATTATCGTGGATGTAGTTGCCGGAACCACATATGAGGTCCACTGGTGCGGCTGACCCCCCAATGTCGTTCCTATAGATTTCGTTGTCATTGCCTTGGACGTTGATACCGGAGTATGACCCATATTGAACTGTACTTCCTTCGGGCGTATAGGTTTCGAGACCATTGTCCCGGATAGTGTTGTGATGGACCAAGTTGCCAGTACAGTTGGCCGTAGGCGTGCATCCACTGGCATCATGGTACCCTATGTTGATGTACGGATGCTGTGAGTCTATGCCGCAATCCTCAAGGTAGTTATCGTAAATCTCATTGTTGCGGGCCACACCTGTCGCTGTGGCACGCTGACTGATGCTCAGTCCGCTGGTCCCGCACCTCTCCACCCGGCAGTAGCGGATGATGTTATTGTTCATGGTTCCCGTGCTGGCTGGGTCGTTGTAGAAATATACTCCACCATGTCCGCAATCATGGAAATAGCAGTGCTCCACCACGTTATCGCTGCACGAGCCGCTGCCAGTGGGTGCGAAGATGAGCCCGTGCCATCCGTTCTGGTTGCACTGTCTGGGATTGGGAGCCCAGTCCGGGCCACAGTGCAAGGGGTCTAAGGTCCAAGAGTGATAGCTCTCCACATTATACACGATGCAGTTGTTGCTGTTGTTGAACTGTATGTTGTTGTACATGGCATCGCGGACCTTACAGTCCCGGAGGATACAGTTCGTCGCCCCGGTGAACATCATGGGTTGCTTTACCTGCTGCCCTTCTGGACTGGTGCACACCCATTCCCCGCCGATTATCTCCCAATCACGAGTATTACTGGAGCTAATTATCTGGTCATCTATATCTCTAGCCCTGTTCGGGCCAGTGAACACCACGCCGGTACATTCCAGGACAGCGTAGCTGGGCATGATGATTTTGGTAGTGGTGATGGCAATGGGGTCCCCGGACACCTGTATCAGCACTCTTTCCTTGGTAGTGCGACCAGACGTCAGCGCCCCCAGCGCAGCGTTGATGACCGTGCCCGGATTGGTGCCGGAACCGTTGGGAACTACGGTGCCGTTCACACGAGTGGCAGTGTAAGTGCTACCAGAGCGCGTGACGGTGATGGCCAGGGGCGTCACTGGCCACTCCGGTTCGGTGCCCCCGCTCTCCGCAGTAAGGCTGGTCTGCGCTGACGACGCCCCATAGGTGGCATTGCCATAGAACGTGGCGTAGACCGTATATGCCCCAGCCTGAGCGCAGTTCTCGCTGAGAGCGGCCTGCCCGCTGCTGTTGGTGGCAACAGTATAGATGCCGAACGTCCCGTCCGGCCTATGGAACTCGAACTCCACTGTCTGACCGGAGATGGCAGCGTGAGTGCTGGCATTGGATAGGGTGGCCACCATGGCCACGTCCGAGCCCACAGCAGGCGTGGCATCGGACACGGCCAGAGCCAGCGTTGTGGCGGTGGCCGCAACGGATACCACGCTGAAGGATATGGTATCGGACCAAATGTGCGGATAGTTGCAGTTGTTCCAGTCCCAGCGCACGCGAGCGCTCCATATCCCTTCCACAAGTGGCCTCAGGGACACGGAGCACATGCCGTTGCCCCCGGATGGCGTCGTGCAGTCCGCTACGAACAATGTGCCATCAGGTGATGTGAACTCATAGTGCAGTCCCGTGTTGCCCACGTTGTGCCATGTCGTCCCGGAGTCCGTGCTGTTCTGACAGAGCGCGGTGAAGAGGGTCTCGACACCGACGTTGATGGATGTCGGGGGGCTCTGCCATGTCAGCCGTATCAGGTTGGTCGCGGGCGGGACACACGAAGCGGTCACGTCAATGCTCAAGGTCGCAGGGGTCGGGCAATCGTAGGCAGCGCTGGCACAGTCCCAGGCAGCCTCCACGCTCCAGGTCCCCGCTATTCTGGGAGTGAAGTTCACGCCACAGACACCGGATGCATTGGTGATGCATTGCAGGGTCAGGGCCTCACCGGCAGACGGTGTGAAAGTGTAGGTCACGTTGGCATTGACCATGGGCACATATGATTCTCCACCATCGGTCGAGCCTTCCAGGAGGATGGTGTACTTGTTCTCGGTATCTTCCTCGATGCTCGTCGGCCCTGACTGCCAGGTATAGCGTACCGGCCTGGTGACCACCGGGCAGGTGTACGTGTGCAGGCTCCAGGTATGCGTGGTCCGGGAGTAGATTTCCTGCGAGGACACTGTCGTCCCGTCCGTACAGTATATGACGTTCCTGGTCGCCCCGTCCAAGGGCTCGGTCGGACATGTGAAGGTCTGGGTGTGCCATAGGTGGTCGGTCCGGGAGTAGACCTCCTGCGACTGGATGGTGGTTCCGTCCCAGCAGTACACGATGTTCCTTACCGCTCCGTCTGCGGTCTCCACCGGACAGGATGCACCGGATGGAACGTAACCGCTGCCCTGTGGGTTGCAGACCTCGCCATAGATGGTGCTGCCGTCCCAGCAGGTCGTGGGGCTCCTAGTGTCTCCGGGGGAGCACACCAACTGCGCGGTCAATATGTCAGAGACGGCGGAGGACTCATATTCCGAGTCACCGGCAAAGGATGCGGTTATGGCATATTCTCCTGCTACGTCCGGGGTGAAGTTTATGGATGCCAGACCGTCCGCGTTCGTTGTGGCATAGCCATCGAAGATATTGGTCCCGTCCGGCCTCTTGACCACGAACCTGATGCTCTTGCCATTGAC from Dehalococcoidales bacterium includes:
- a CDS encoding ferritin family protein, whose translation is MMTGSKTRACKILRAAAKDEAEGVVMYRKLAVELDRAGYRGLGGKFNAIANQEKVHGGVVKRALRQV
- a CDS encoding right-handed parallel beta-helix repeat-containing protein, translated to MYKKRQSASAPGAESDPCTPGAHECVHGEEACYVSGLIGTTLSLGVSGTVSIGDVTVVMGELMDSNGYLVNGKSIRFVVKRPDGTNIFDGYATTNADGLASINFTPDVAGEYAITASFAGDSEYESSAVSDILTAQLVCSPGDTRSPTTCWDGSTIYGEVCNPQGSGYVPSGASCPVETADGAVRNIVYCWDGTTIQSQEVYSRTDHLWHTQTFTCPTEPLDGATRNVIYCTDGTTVSSQEIYSRTTHTWSLHTYTCPVVTRPVRYTWQSGPTSIEEDTENKYTILLEGSTDGGESYVPMVNANVTYTFTPSAGEALTLQCITNASGVCGVNFTPRIAGTWSVEAAWDCASAAYDCPTPATLSIDVTASCVPPATNLIRLTWQSPPTSINVGVETLFTALCQNSTDSGTTWHNVGNTGLHYEFTSPDGTLFVADCTTPSGGNGMCSVSLRPLVEGIWSARVRWDWNNCNYPHIWSDTISFSVVSVAATATTLALAVSDATPAVGSDVAMVATLSNASTHAAISGQTVEFEFHRPDGTFGIYTVATNSSGQAALSENCAQAGAYTVYATFYGNATYGASSAQTSLTAESGGTEPEWPVTPLAITVTRSGSTYTATRVNGTVVPNGSGTNPGTVINAALGALTSGRTTKERVLIQVSGDPIAITTTKIIMPSYAVLECTGVVFTGPNRARDIDDQIISSSNTRDWEIIGGEWVCTSPEGQQVKQPMMFTGATNCILRDCKVRDAMYNNIQFNNSNNCIVYNVESYHSWTLDPLHCGPDWAPNPRQCNQNGWHGLIFAPTGSGSCSDNVVEHCYFHDCGHGGVYFYNDPASTGTMNNNIIRYCRVERCGTSGLSISQRATATGVARNNEIYDNYLEDCGIDSQHPYINIGYHDASGCTPTANCTGNLVHHNTIRDNGLETYTPEGSTVQYGSYSGINVQGNDNEIYRNDIGGSAAPVDLICGSGNYIHDNYSHDIYNHSAFYSHAIHNVGCTYSTIENNFCYNIGAGECVYGTGSTDTVSGNTMLTSPLTDGDYGAREDTGGGDEEPVEGNPVRYEWVTAPAEAGLNADTQYTMHFQVSDDGGATYRNPGPTGLHFEFTPPDGSAVHVGECTTSSGVCSVIFHPDVLGAWTCRVRWDWLNTTFEHTWSAPISINVTEGQGTTYETIVSVSGSTFTARRVSDNFLFYSGTSANAAIAAAVNNTSSTGWVGIGAGAFGLTATLNGTRNIQGAGMTVTRLFNAGIATAAGSGANAMVNLSSGVYFGDLELDGMAGTRPFTWTSGGTGANAVAGIRLWEASNCNVYNINIHDIPCYYGVEFWNCSGNHILNVTVNGVGTSTTARGYGNGFAGGVGNFSGANMAHDNLIENCTVSNCTMVCFNWEPGYNNEARNCTFTSHPNGMFLNITGATIASRCMSVWGVSGFNPSSGNEFNGCHFNGRGLLATVNGPLTTFSNCVFNSTGTAPATDSAAENYAVILVNGNNTTTNYGRGCTFTSCSFTTVVSGMDGIRFTGTSQTYNSVVSSVRSCTFSGCSPNVADASGQVVTS